DNA from Rhizobacter sp. J219:
CGGAGCCGGCGACGGCACTTCCCACTCCAGGCCTTCTGCCGCTTCCCACGGCTTCTGCGGCGCCGGCTCACCCTTGCCGCGCATGGCGGGCAGCACGACGAACAGCAGGAAGTAGACCTGCATCAACCCGAAGCCGAAAGCACCCACCGTCGCCAGCGCGTTGAAGTCCGCGAACTGCATCGGATAGTCGGCGTAGCGACGCGGCATGCCGGCGAGACCCAGGAAGTGCATCGGGAAGAAGGTGACGTTGAAGAAGATCAACGAGCCCCAGAAGTGGATCTTGCCGCGCGTCTCGGAGTACATCACGCCCGTCCACTTGGGCGCCCAGTAGTAGTAGCCGGCGAACATCGCGTACAGCGAGCCGGCCACCAGCACGTAGTGGAAGTGCGCCACCACGTAGTAGGTGTCTTGCAGCTGGATGTCGATCGGTGCCACCGAGAGGATCAGACCGGTGAAGCCGCCCATCGTGAACACGAAGATGAAGCCGACCGCAAACAACATTGGCGTCTCGAAGGTCATCGAGCCGCGCCACATGGTCGCGATCCAGTTGAACACCTTCACCCCCGTGGGGATCGCGATCAGCATGGTCGCGTACATGAAGAAGAGCTGGCCCGTCACCGGCATGCCGGTCGTGAACATGTGGTGGGCCCACACGATGAACGACAGGATGGCGATCGACGAGGTGGCGTACACCATCGAGGTGTAGCCGAAGAGGCGCTTGCGAGCAAAGGCCGGCACGATGTGGCTCACGATGCCGAAGGCCGGCAGGATCATGATGTACACCTCGGGGTGGCCGAAGAACCAGAAGATGTGCTGGTACATGATCGGGTCGCCGCCGCCCGCCGGGTTGAAGAAGGCGGTGCCGAAGTGGCGGTCGGTCAGCGTCATCGTGATGGCGCCAGCGAGCACCGGCATCACCGCGATCAGCAGGTAGGCGGTGATGAGCCAGGTCCAGCAGAACATCGGCATCTTCATCAGCGTCATGCCGGGGGCGCGCATGTTGAGGATGGTCACGATGATGTTGATCGAGCCCATGATCGACGAGGCGCCGAGGATGTGCATCGCGAAGATGCCGGCGTCCATCGAGGGGCCCATCTGCAGCGTGAGCGGCGCGTAGAGCGTCCAGCCGGCGGCGGGGGCGCCACCTGGCATGAAGAACGATGCCACGAGCATGATGCCGGCCGGGATCAGCAGCCAGAAGCTCAGGTTGTTCATCCGCGCGAAGGCCATGTCGGCCGCGCCGATCTGCAGCGGGATCATCCAGTTCGCGAAGCCCACGAAGGCCGGCATGATGGCGCCGAACACCATGATCAGCCCGTGCATGGTGGTGAACTGGTTGAACAGCTGCGGGTTCACGATCTGCAGCCCGGGCTGGAACAGCTCGGCGCGGATCAGGAGCGCCAGCACGCCACCGAACAGGAACATCGTGAAGCTGAACAGCAGGTACAGCGTGCCGATGTCCTTGTGGTTGGTGGCAAACACCCAGCGACGCCAGCCGTGCGGATGGTGGTCGTCATGCGCGTGGTCATGGCCGTGGTCGCCGGCCGCGTGGCCGTGGGGATCGAGTACAGCACTCATGGGTCTTCCTTTGGGGCGCGGTTTTCGGTGAATTACTTGCGGGCGGCGGTGACGTCGGCCGGCTGCACGATCTGGCCGGTCTTGTTGGACCAGGCGTTCTTCGTGTAGGTCGCGACGGCAGCGAGGTCGGTGTCGCTGAGCTGTTTCCAGGCCGGCATCGCACCGTTGGCTGCGCCGTTCAGGAGGATCGCAAGTTGCTTGTTCTTGTCGGCGTCGAGCACGACGGGCGACGCATCCAGCGCCTTGATCGGGCCAGCGCCCTTGCCGGTGGGCTGGTGGCAGGCGGCACAGTTGGCGGCGTAGACCTTCTCGCCGCGGGCGGCCAGTTCGGGCAGCGCCCAGACCTTGGTCGGATCGTCGGCCTTAGCCGCGATCTCCTTCAGCTTGCCCTCCACCCACTTGGTGTAGTCGGCCTGCGACAGCACCTTCACGTGGATCGGCATGTAGGCGTGCTCCTTGCCGCACAGCTCGGCGCACTGGCCGTAGAAGTCGCCGGTCTTCTCGGCGCGGAACCAGGTGTCGCGCACGAAGCCGGGGATGGCATCCTGCTTGATGCCGAAGGCCGGCACCATGAAGGCGTGGATCACGTCGTTGGCGGTGGTGATGATGCGGATCTTCTTGTCGACCGGCACCACGAGCGGGTTGTCGACCTTGAGCAGGTAGTCGTCGCCGGCGGGCTTGCCGGAATCGGACATCTCGCGATGGGCGACGTCGAGCGTGGAGAGGAAACCGATGCCCTCGCCTTCGCCCTTCAGATAGTCGTAGCCCCATTTCCACTGGATGCCGGTGGCCTTGATGGTGATGTCGGCCGAAACCGTGTCCTTCATCGCGACGACGGCCTTGGTGGCGGGCAGCGCCATCAGGATCACGATGATGAAGGGCACCACCGTCCAGGCGATCTCGACCTTCACGCTCTCATGGAAGTTGGACGCCTTGGCGCCCTTGGATTTGCGGTGCTTGAAGATCGAATAGAACATCACGCCGAAGACGGCGATGAAGATCACGATGCACACGATCATCATGAAGTTGTGCAACCACTGCTGCTCGGCGGCGATCTTGGTGACCGGCGGGTGCAGGTCCAGCTGATTCACCGCCGGGCCGCCCGGCAGGCTGTTGACGGCCATTGCGGCCGTGCCGGCCAGCGCGGCGCACGCCGCCACGCAGGCCTGCCCCGCGCTCCGGGCAAAAGACTGCCACAGTGATTTCGTCGTCTTCATCATGGTCGTTTCAGTTTTCAAGAATCACATCGAAGCGGGTTCGCGCGCCTGCCACCCCATCGACGACGCGCCAGGTCGTCGAGGCCTTGCATGGGTGGAGTCGGAGCGCCGGTTCCCTCGTCGCCGGCAGCCTGTGGTCACCCCGAGAGCCACGCAGCGCGCAAGTACCCCCGGGCGGACCTGCATTTTTCAAGCCCGCGAGTTTAACGCACCCATTTGAGCGGCCTCAAACGGCGCTCACCCTCTGGACGTCCTGCTGCGCACCATGGCACGCATGTCGTCGACCGACACGCGGGTTTCGGCGGCGAGGGGTGCACGCGGCGCAGCCTTGAAGGCGTGGCCATAGGCGATCTCGAAGTCCAGGTAGATGCGCCCATCGGGTCGGGCGAGGCTCTTGAGCGCCGCATGCAGGCGCTCACGCCAGCGCGGGGTGCGCCATCCGGCCACACGCTGCGGCGACGCATTCGCGCCGAGGGAGCGCAATTCGCTCAACAGGGCTTCGGGGCTGTCCCAGCTGAGGCTGAGCACCTCCTGGTCCATCACCGGGTCGGCAAAGCCGGCCTGCACCAGCATGTCGCCCAGGTCGTGCATGTCGACGAAGTCGGCCAACGGCGGGCCCCAGCCGAGGCGCGCGTAGAGGTCATGAAGCGTTCGCAGGCTGCCCGGCCCGAGACAGGAGAACATGACGAAGCCGTCGACGACCAGCAGTTGCTGCCATTGCGCCATCAGCTCCGAGGGGTCGACCACCGCGTGCAACATCATGTTGGCCCACACGAGTTGCACGCTTGCCGGCGCCACCTCCTGCGGCGTCACGTGCACCACTGGGACACCGCGCCAGCGCCGGGGTGACCACCAGGGCGCCGCCATCGCCTGCCGGCTGCGCGCACGCAGGGCCTCGGTCGGCTCGACGGCCAGGTGGCGCGCCTGCGGGTAGGCCTTCAACAACAGCTCGGTGCTGGCGCCGCCAAAGGCCCACCAGTCGAGCACCGCGGCCGGCTGGACGCGGATGAACTGGAGCCGATCGGCCATGCGGCGCGCCACTTCGGCATGCAGCCACGGCGCTTCGGGGGCTCGCGCCAGGCGACGCAGCCACCCCTCCACGCTGGCCGGGTCGAGCTGTCGCGCGGTCGAGGCAGAGGGAGCGCTCATGAGGTGGGGCAGTATATTGAGCCGATGCTCTTCAGCCGCCTGCTCACGCCATTGCCCAGCCTGTGCGCGGTGTGCCGGGGCTGGGGCGACGGCGCCGTCTGTGCGTCCTGCCATGCGCGTTATGCGGGCGCGGCGGCGCGCTGCGTACGGTGTGCCGTGCAGATCCCCGGCGGCGTGACCGTGTGCGGTCAGTGCCTCGTGCACCCGCCCGACTTCGACGCCGCCCGCACCGGCCTCGACTACGCCCACCCCTGGTCGACGCTCATCGCGCGTTTCAAGTTCCACGCCGCGCTCGAACTCGCCGGCGCGCTGGTCCAGCCGCTGCTCGCAAGTGTGCAGCGCGATCCCGGCACGCTGCCTGACCTCCTGCTGCCCGTGCCCTTGAGCCGCGAACGCCTGCGCGCGCGGGGCTACAACCAGGCCTGGGAAGCGACACGCCGCCTGGCCCGCGGCCTGGCCTTGCGCTGCGATGCCCACCTGCTCCTGCGTGTGAAAGACAGCCCGCACCAGCTTGAGCTGCCACCGGAAGAACGCGCCGCCAACGTGCGCGGTGTCTTCGCCGTGGAGCCGCTGCGCCGCACCGAGCTGCACGGCTTGCACATCGCGGTCGTCGACGACGTGCTGACGACAGGCGCCACCTGTGCCGAGCTGGCCCGTGTGCTCAAGCAGGCGGGCGCACGGCGCGTGTCGGCGTGGTCGCTGGCCCGCACGCCGCGCGACACCCCCTGAGCCCCAACGCCCGCCAATGTTCAACATCGTCCTGGTCCAGCCGGAGATTCCCCCCAACACCGGCAACGTGATCCGCCTCGCGGCCAACACCGGCTGCGCCCTGCACCTGATCGAGCCGCTGGGTTTCTCGATGGACGACCGGCTGCTGCGCCGCGCCGGCCTCGACTACCACGAATACGCACCGGTGCAGCGCCACGCCTCGTGGCAGGCTTTCCTCGATGCAGCCCGGCCCGATTCGCAGCGCCTCTTCGCCTTTACCACGCGCGGCAGCCAGCCCTTCGCGCAGGTGCCGTGGCAGCCTGGGGACTGGTTCGTCTTCGGATCGGAAACGGCGGGCCTGGCGCCGGCACTGCGCGACAGCTTCCCGCCCTCGCAGCGCGTGCGCCTGCCAATGCGCCCGGATCAGCGCAGCCTCAACCTCAGCAATGCGGTGGCGGTGACGGTCTTCGAAGCCTGGCGCCAGAACGGCTACCAGGGCGGCGCCTGACCCGCAGGTCAGGCACCTTCGCGCCGCGCGTCGCGCGACATCAGTTCCTGGATGGCCTGCTGCGGCCGCAAGCGACCTTCGAGCACCCGCACCACCGCTTCGGTGATCGGCATCTCGACCCCACTCGCCTGCGCACGTTTGAGTACCGTGGCGGCGCACGCCACCCCTTCGGCCACATGGCCAAGCTCGTGGAGGATGCGTGGCAGCGGCAAGCCCTGCGCGAGCAAGAGTCCGACCTTGCGGTTGCGCGACAGGTCGCCGGTGGCGGTGAGCACCAGATCGCCAAGCCCGCTCAGGCCCATGAAGGTTTCCACGCGTGCCCCCAGCACAAGCCCGAGGCGCGTCATCTCGGCCAGGCCCCGCGTGATCAGCGCTGCGCGGGCGTTGAGCCCGAGCTGCAGGCCATCGGCGATGCCGGTGGCGATCGCCATCACGTTCTTCACCGCCCCGCCCACCTCGACACCCACCGGGTCGTTCGAGGCGTAGATGCGCATCACATCGGAATGAAAAGCTTCGACGGCTTGCTGGCACAGCGCATCATCCTGGCTGGCCACGACGAGGGCCACCGGCTGACCGCGCGCCACCTCCAGCGCGAAACTCGGGCCAGAAAGGATGCCGACCTGCGTGGCCGAGGGCCGCACCGCACGCGCGATCTCGTGGCCGAGGAGGCCGGTGCCTTCTTCGAATCCCTTGCACAGCCACAAGACGCCCGGCGCATCGGCCGGCAGGCGCTGCAGCATCTCGCGCAGGCCGGCCATCGGCGTGGCCACCACGATCAGGCCGCCTCGGGCGTGTTCGAGCGCGGCATTGAAATCGGCGCTCAGCTCAAGACCCGCCGGCAGCGGCACCCCCGGCAGGTAACGCGCGTTCTCGCGTGCTGCCCGCATCTGCTGGCACTGCGCCGCGTCGCGCACCCACAAGAGCGTGCCGTGGCGCGCGGCGGTGCTCGCGGCCACGGCCGTGCCCCACGCACCCGCGCCGAGCACGGTCAGGTTCATCTCGAAGCGCGAACGCTCAGTTGAGGTTGGCCGCAGCGCCGCCGGCCGCCTGCTGTTGCTGCTGGGCTTCGTACATGGCCTGGAAGTTCACTTCGGCCAGCACCACCGGCGGGAAGCCGGCGCGCGTGCACACGTCGGACACGATGGCGCGCAGGTAAGGGTAGACGATCTGCGGGCAGGCGATGCCGATGATGGGCTGCAGCTGCTCGTCAGGGATGTTGCGGATCTCGAAGATGCCGGCCTGCTTGGCCTCGACGAGGAACAGCGTCTTGTCCTTGACAGTGGTGGTGACGGTGGCCGTCACCGACACCTCGTACACCCCATCGGCCACCGGCTGGGCGGCGAGGTTGAGGTTGATGTCGACCTGCGGCTGGGCCTGCTCGAGCAGGATCTGCGGCGAGTTCGGCTGCTCGAGCGACAAGTCCTTCAGGTACACGCGCTGGATCTGGAACACGGGAGCGTTGTTGTCGTCGGCCATGGATGTCTCGCAGGATAGGAAAGGAAGTAGTCGGGCCGCCAGCTCAGGGCGGGGCCGGCGATTATGTTCCAGTGAAGATGACGGCTCTCAGCTGCCTTGCAGCAAGGGCATGAGCCCGCCACGCTGGTCCAGCGCGATCAGGTCGTCGCAGCCGCCCACGTGGGTGTCGCCGATGAAGATCTGCGGCACCGTGCGGCGGCCGGTGATCTCCATCATCGTCGTGCGTTGCGACGGGTCCAGGTCCACGCGCACTTCATCAATATCGCTCACGCCGCGCTGCTTGAGCAAGGCCTTGGCACGAATGCAAAAAGGGCACACCAGCGTCGTGTACATCTTGACGGGCTGCATCAACGAAACCTCCTGCGGTCAGGCGGATTTCTCGACGGGCAGGTTGGCCTCGCGCCAGGCGCGAAGGCCCCCGGCGAGCGGCCGGGCCTTCTCGAAACCCAGCTTCTTCAAGATACCCGCTGCGCGCGCAGCGCGTGCGCCGGTTGGACACACCACCACCAGCGGCAAGGCCTTGTTCTTGGGCAGATCGCCGCTCGTTTCCAGCGTGCCGAACGGGATGTTCTTCGAACCACCGGCGTGGCCCGCGGCGTACTCCGCGGGCTCGCTCACGTCGACCAGCACGGCGCGTTCGCGGTTGATGAGCTGCACCGCCTCGGCGGTGGTCACGGCGCCGCTGCCACTGCCGCCACGAAGGCGGGGCCAGATCAGCAAGGCGCCCGAGAGGATCGCCATCGAGATCAGCAGCAGGTTTTCGGGAATGGTGAAGAAGTTCACGTGTGTTGTGCGGGCTTGCGGCACCGGCTTGAAGGCAAACGCGAATTATAGAATTCGGGGCTTTGCCGCCCGGCCCCACCCTTCAGCCTGCTTCGTCCACCATGTACAAACTCGTGCTCATCCGCCACGGCGAATCGACCTGGAACCTGGAAAACCGCTTCACCGGATGGGTCGACGTGGACCTCACGCCCACCGGCGTGGCCCAGGCCCAGCAGGCCGGCCGCACGCTCAAGGCCCACGGCTACGACTTCGACATCGCCTACACCTCGGTGCTCAAGCGCGCGATCTGGACCCTCTGGCACACCCTGGACCAGATGGACCGCACCTGGCTGCCCGTGGTGCACCAGTGGCGACTGAACGAGCGCCACTACGGTGGCCTGCAAGGGCTCAACAAGGCCGAGACGGCCAAACAATACGGCGATGACCAGGTGCTGATCTGGCGCCGCAGCTACGACACGCCGCCGCCGCCGCTGGCCGCCGATGCGCCGCTCAGCCAGCGCGCCGACATCCGCTACGCCAAGCTCAAGCCGGAAGAGATTCCGCTCACCGAGTGCCTGAAGGACACCGTGGCCCGTGTGTTGCCGGCCTGGAACGACACCATCGCACCGGCCATCAAGTCGGGCAAGCGGGTGGTGATCGCGGCACACGGCAACAGCATCCGCGCACTGGTGAAGTACCTGAGCAACATCGGCGACGACGACATCGTGGGCGTCAACATCCCCAACGGCACGCCGCTCGTCTATGAAACCGATGCCGACCTGAAGCCGATCAAGCCCTACTACTACCTCGAAGACAAGAAGGCCTGATCCAGCTCACCCGGGCAGGCCGTAGAGCCGCTCCGGCGGCACGCGGTCGAGCACCGACTTGTCGGCCACGAAGCCGGTGATCGCGTGCTCGGCGCGGCTGGTGTCGCGGCGCACGATGTTGAGCACTGGCACGCCGGTCCTGTCGGTGATGCTCGCCGCGATCGGGGTGCTCGCGCTCGCGGTGCGGCGGATCACCACCGCCAGCTCGCCGGTCTTGAGCTTCACCAGCTCGCCCGGCGGGTAGATGCCGAATTCCTTGATGATGGCCATGGCCATCGCGCCGCCACCATCGGTCTTGAAGAGTTCGCGTGCCGCTTCCTGGGCATGCAGCGGCTTGCGAATGGCCTTGGGGCTGATCTTGGCCATGAAGATGTCGGCGTACTTGAGCGCTCGCGCCATCTCGCTCATCTCGGTCAGCCCGCGCGGATAGCCCTTGCCGTCGGTCCACTCGTGGTGCTGCTCCACCGCGGTGAGCCACTCTTCGTCGGTGATGCCAGCTTCGCGCAGCATGCGTGCGCTCTCCAGCGGATGTTCGTGCAGCACCGCGCGCTGCTCGGCGAGCATCGGCACACCCTGCGCGGCCAGCCGGCCTTGCAGTTCGAAGACCGACATGTTCATGGTGAGTGCCGCCTTGACGAGCGTGAGGCAGCGTTCGCGCGGCCACCCCATGCGCTGCGCCATCAGGAAGCAGATCATCCCGGTGTAGACGGCATGGCTCAGGCCATAGATCGAAAGCTTGCGGGTGTCTTGCCGCACCGCGAGGAAGATGCCCACGTCGGCATCTTTTTCGGTGAGCAGGGCCAGGTGCTGGGCGAGCTCGTCGATGCGCGGTGCGAAGTTCTTGGGATCCTCGGCGAGGCCCTTGACGATGCGTTCCAGGCGCCAGCGCAGCTGGTCCCACAGGCCGAAGACGCTCGTCGGGCGCGCTTCCACCGCCTCGGGCCGGCCGGCGTTCTGGGCGGCGAGCACGGCCTTGACCTCATCCGACTCGACCAGCGCGCCATGCGCGAGCAGGGCTGCGAGCTGCTCGTCGTTTTCCACGACGGCACCCTTGGACAGCAGCAGGTGCCCCTCGGCGTCACGCACCTCCAATGGGGAGGGCATGCCGAACTGCACCAGATGACGATCCATCTTGACCCACGCCATGACGAACCTCCGCAACAGCAATGACCCAATGTAGAGCCTTGTCGGCGGCCTGGACAGCGGAAAAGGGGCGCTTTTCTGCCAGTTTTTTCAGCAGAACGGAGAGCGCGTCAACCGAGCAGCCGATGCCGCGTCCAGGCGGTGCCTCGCATGCGCTTGCGAAAGAGGATGTTTCGCACGATCCAGTCGGCGAACATGCCCAGCCACACCCCGATCACGCCCAGCCCGCACACGATGCCCAGCAGGTAGCCCGCGCCGATGCGCAGGCCCCACATTGTGGAGCTGCCCACCAGCAAGCCGTAGCGTGTGTCGCCGGCCCCGCGCAGGCCCGCCGGCAACACCCAGGAGCCGGCCCAGGCCGGCATGAACACGCAGCTGAGCGCGATCAGCCAGGCCGCCTGGGCGGTGACCTCGGCGTTGTTGCCGAAGAGCCCGGCCAGCCACCACGAGAACGGCAGCACGATCGCCGCCAGCGCCGACAGCGACCAGTTGGCACTGCGGATCACCCGCTTGAGCACCAGCTGCGCCGCCTTCACCCGGCCCGCTCCCAGGCGCATGCCCACGAGCGTGGTGGCCGCCACGCCGAGCGCGGTACCCGGCGTGTTGACGAAGTTGCTGACGTAGAACGCAATGAAGTTCGCGGCCAGGGCTGTCGTCCCGAGACCGACCACGATGGTCTGGGTGACGATCTTGCCCAGGTGGAAGAACGACGACTCCAGCGCCGCCGGCCATCCCACCTTGAGAATGGATCGCATGAAGTCACGGCGCACCGGCCAGCCACCCGCATGCTCGGCACCCTGCCGCAGGGTGGGCCACAGCGCCAGCAGCACCAGCGCCACTCCGCCGCAGCGTGCCAGCAGCAGGGCCGCCCCGGCGCCGTTGACGCTGCCGTTGTCGCCGCGCATGAAGATCGCCGCCATGACGATCTGCGACACGGCCATCACCACTTGCACCCGCATGGCCGTGTCGGTGCGGGCCATGCCGCGCAGCACGCCGCAGCTGGTGAGCACGATCGAAGTGGCCATGCCTGCCACGATCACCCAGCGGAAGTACCGGTCGGCCTGCACCTTCACCGCTTCTTCGGCACCGGGCAGCACCATCGCGATCCACAGGCCGCGGGTGTTCCAGAGCAGCAGCGCCACCAGCACGCCCGCACACAACGCAAGCGCCAGCGCGCTGAACGCCACCGAGCGCAGGTCGCCACGCCGGCCGGCGCCCACGCAATGCGCGACCGTCACGGTCGCACCGATCGCCAGGCCGCCGTAGATCGCGATCAGCAGGAAGTTGAGCGCGTCCATCATCCCGATGGCCGCGACGGAGGCCGGCCCGAGGTGGCTGGCCATCGCCATCACCACCGTGCCGGTGAGCACCAGCGCGAACTCCTGCAGCAGCACCGGCCCGGCCAGCGCCCACACGCCGCGCGGTCGCGCGAAACGGCGGCGCCACTGGAAGCGGATCCAGCGCCAGCGATCGCGGATGGGAACGGAAGAGAGACTCAAAGGACTCACGAGGCCTGTGCGAACGCACCATAGCGCTGCCCTGATGACAGCGCTGTCACCTCGGGGAAGCGTGGTCTGCAGAATGGACGCGCGGCTGTGACACACTGCACGCCGTCATGAAAAGCGCTTCCTCCACGCCCCGCGGCTTCACGCTCATCGAAGTGATGGTCGTCGTGGCCATCATCGCGATCCTGGCCGTCATGGCCGTGCCCAGCCTGATGGGCAAGTACGTGCGAGAACACATCGTCGAAGGCGTGACGCTCGCCAAGCTGGCGAAAGACGCGGTGGGCGCGAGCTGGGCCACCACCAAGACCCTGCCCGACGACAACGCCGCCGCGGGCCTGCCGGCGGCCGACAAGATCGTCAACAACGTGGTGAAGTCGGTGACGGTGGAAAACGGGGCGGTCCACATCCTCTTCGGCAACCGGGCCAACGGCGCGCTGCAGGGCAAGATCCTGACCTTGCGTCCGGCGATCGTGGCAGACGCGCCGGTCGTGCCGGTCGCGTGGGTGTGCGCCTTCTCCAAGGTGCCCGACCAGATGACGGTCATGGGCACCAACCGCACCAGCATCGAACGCCAGCACCTGCCGGTGAACTGCCTCTGACGCGCCGACGTCAGTGCTGCGCTTCGAGCGTCGACGCCTCGTAGCCCAGCGCCCCCGCGATCTGGTGCCGCACCTGCGCCGCCAGATCGCGCCGGTCCTGCCCGGCCGAGGCCACGGTCGGCAGTTGCGTGACCTGCACCCGCAGCCCTTTTGCGCACACCACCTTCCACAGCGACTCCGCCAGGGTCGAGTCGCCAACCCACACCACCGCCTGGCTCGGCGAGCCGCCATCGTCGGCATAGCGCAGCGCGATCGGCTGCAACAGCGCATCGGTCGAGATCGCGGCCTGCAGCAGGTTGGCGTGAAACGGCAGCAGCGTCGTGCCGTCGCCGGTGGTGCCCTCGGGGAACATCGCGATGGTGTCGCCCTGCTTCAGCGAGGCGGCGATCTGGTGCACCACGCGCAGCGCGTCGCGCTTGCGTTCGCGCTCGATGAAGAGCGTGCCCCCACAGCCAATCAGCCAGCCGAGCACCGGCCAGTGCTTCACATCGGCCTTGGAGACGAAGCGCGCCGGGTGCACCGAATTGATGGCGAGGATGTCGAGCCACGAGATGTGGTTGGCCACGATCAGCGCCGGGCCGTCGTGCGAGCGGCCGACGCCTTCGACCGTCACACCGAGCGCCCGCGCGACCTGGCCGCACCAGCGGCCGGTCTGCCACAGACGTTTGTCCGGCGTGATGAACGGAAAGACGAACGCGCAGCGCAGCACGCCCGCCAGGATCAGCCGGCCGATGGAGGCCAGCCGCCACAACGCGATCGCCGTCCGCAAGGCCCGCTGCTCCGGTGACGTCAACTGGCTTCGTGGGCCACGTTGCCGGCCACGAGCGTGTACCTGACGCTGCCCGGCAACTCGTAGCCCGCGAAGGGGGAATGTTTGCCCTGGCTCTTGAGCGCCTGCGGCCGCACCGTCCAGTAGCTGGTGGGATCGAACACGCAGACATCGGCCACGCCGCCTTCGACCAGCCGGCCCGCGCTCGACGCGAGCGAGCCCAGCGCCTCGCCCAGCACCCGCACCGGCTCGCAGGTGACCTTGGCGAGCGTCTTCGACAGGCCGAGCTTCTGTTCCTGACCCCACTTGAGCGCGAGGCTCAGCAGCAGCTCCAGCCCCGTGGCACCGGGTTCGGCTTCGGCGAAGGGCAGGTTCTTCGCGTCTTCGTCGACCGGGGTGTGGTCGCTGACGAGCGCATCGATGGTGCCGTCGGCCAGGCCGGCGCGGATCGCATCGCGGTCGCGCTGCTGGCGCAACGGCGGCGTGAGCCGCATGTCGGCATTGAAGTAGCCAATGTCGACGTCGGTCAGGTGCAGGTGGTTCACGCTCACGTCGCAGGTCACCGGCAGGCCTTCGGCCTTGGCTTCGCGCACGAGCGCGATGCCGGCCGCGCTGCTCAGGCGGCACAGGTGCACCCGCGCACCGGTCACGCGCATCAGCTCGAAGATGGTGTGCAGCGCGATCGTCTCGGCGATCACCGGCACGCCCGACAGGCCCAGGCGCGTGGCGAGCGGACCGCTGGCCGCCACGCCTTTGCCGAGGTAGGCATCCTGCGGACGCAGCCACACGCAATAGCCGAAGGTCGAGGCGTATTGCAGGGCGCGCTGCAGCACCATGGTGTCGGCGAGCGCCACGTCGGCCTGCGAGAAACCCACGCAGCCGGCTTCGGTCAGCTCGGCCATCTCGGTCAGCACTTCGCCGGCAAGCCCGCGGGTGAGCGCGCCCAGCGGATAGAGGTGCGCTTGGTTGAGGTTGCGGGCGCGGAACTTGAGCATCTCGACGAGGCCGGGCTCGTCGAGCGCGGGGTCGGTGTCGGGCGGGCAGACGAGGCTCGTCACCCCGCCGGCGACGGCGGCGGCCATTTCCGACTCGAGCATGCCTTCGTGCTCGTGGCCCGGTTCGCGCAGGCGCGCGGCGAGGTCGACCAGGCCCGGGGCCACGATGAGCCCCTGCGCATCGATCGTGCGCGAGGGCTTGAAGTCGGGGTTTACCTTGCCCAGTGTCACGACGCGGCCAGCCGCGATGGCCACGTCGGCCACTTCATCGCGGCCGGAAGCGGGGTCGATCAACCGTCCGTTCTTGATCAGCAGTTTCATGTGGATCTCAGGCTCCGGGTCAGGCGTTGTTGCCGGCGATGGTTGACATCACCGCCATGCGCACCGCAATGCCGAAGGTGACCTGCGGCAGGATCACGCTCTGCTTGCCGTCAGCCACCGAGGAGTCGATCTCCACGCCCCGGTTGATCGGCCCCGGGTGCATCACGATC
Protein-coding regions in this window:
- a CDS encoding dihydroorotase translates to MKLLIKNGRLIDPASGRDEVADVAIAAGRVVTLGKVNPDFKPSRTIDAQGLIVAPGLVDLAARLREPGHEHEGMLESEMAAAVAGGVTSLVCPPDTDPALDEPGLVEMLKFRARNLNQAHLYPLGALTRGLAGEVLTEMAELTEAGCVGFSQADVALADTMVLQRALQYASTFGYCVWLRPQDAYLGKGVAASGPLATRLGLSGVPVIAETIALHTIFELMRVTGARVHLCRLSSAAGIALVREAKAEGLPVTCDVSVNHLHLTDVDIGYFNADMRLTPPLRQQRDRDAIRAGLADGTIDALVSDHTPVDEDAKNLPFAEAEPGATGLELLLSLALKWGQEQKLGLSKTLAKVTCEPVRVLGEALGSLASSAGRLVEGGVADVCVFDPTSYWTVRPQALKSQGKHSPFAGYELPGSVRYTLVAGNVAHEAS